In Mycolicibacterium alvei, a single window of DNA contains:
- a CDS encoding amidohydrolase family protein gives MTEAPERLPYLAVDVDNHYYEPVDAFTRHLPKEFKSRGVQMVHDGKRTLAMMGGTVNHFIPNPTFDPIIEPGCLDLLFRGEIPEGVDPASLMKVDRLAEHPEYQNRDARLKVLDRQRLETVFMLPTFACGVEEGLKHDIEATMASVHAFNLWLDEDWGFDRPDGRFVSAPIISLADPVKAVEEVEFVIGRGAKLVCVRPAPVPGAVRPRSLGDPSHDPVWARLAEAGVAVVFHLSDSGYMAVPALWGGSGVFKGFGKRDPLDMVIMDDRAIHDTMASMIVHQVFTRHPKLKVVSIENGSYFVYRLIKRLKKAANNAPYHFTEDPVEQLRNNVWIAPYYEDDVKLLADTIGVDKILFGSDWPHGEGLADPTTFTADIPQFPEFSLEDTRKVMRDNALELLGDPARTAPGVSGLVSA, from the coding sequence ATGACCGAAGCTCCCGAACGGCTTCCGTACCTCGCCGTAGACGTCGACAACCACTACTACGAACCGGTGGACGCGTTCACCCGGCACCTGCCCAAGGAATTCAAGAGCCGCGGTGTCCAGATGGTGCACGACGGTAAACGGACCCTGGCGATGATGGGCGGGACGGTCAATCACTTCATCCCCAACCCCACCTTCGATCCGATCATCGAACCGGGCTGCCTGGATCTGCTGTTCCGTGGTGAGATCCCGGAAGGGGTGGATCCTGCCTCCCTGATGAAGGTCGACCGCCTGGCCGAGCACCCCGAGTACCAGAACCGCGATGCGCGGCTCAAGGTGCTCGACCGCCAACGTCTCGAAACCGTGTTCATGCTCCCGACTTTCGCGTGCGGCGTGGAGGAGGGGCTCAAGCACGATATCGAGGCCACCATGGCCTCCGTACATGCTTTCAACCTGTGGCTCGACGAGGACTGGGGCTTCGACCGGCCCGACGGACGGTTCGTGTCCGCGCCGATCATCTCGCTGGCGGATCCGGTGAAGGCGGTCGAGGAAGTCGAGTTCGTGATCGGCCGCGGGGCCAAGCTGGTGTGCGTGCGGCCCGCTCCGGTACCGGGTGCGGTCCGGCCGCGGTCCCTCGGTGACCCGTCACACGATCCGGTGTGGGCCCGCCTGGCCGAGGCCGGTGTCGCCGTGGTCTTCCATCTGTCCGACTCCGGATACATGGCGGTTCCAGCGCTGTGGGGCGGCAGCGGAGTGTTCAAGGGATTCGGCAAGCGCGATCCGCTCGACATGGTGATCATGGACGACCGTGCCATCCACGACACCATGGCCTCGATGATCGTGCACCAGGTGTTCACCCGGCACCCCAAGCTCAAGGTCGTGAGCATCGAGAACGGCTCCTACTTCGTGTACCGGCTGATCAAGCGACTGAAGAAGGCCGCCAACAACGCGCCGTACCACTTCACGGAGGACCCGGTAGAGCAGCTGCGCAACAACGTCTGGATCGCGCCGTACTACGAGGACGACGTCAAACTGCTCGCCGACACCATCGGCGTCGACAAGATTCTGTTCGGCTCGGACTGGCCGCACGGCGAGGGTCTGGCCGACCCGACCACCTTCACCGCGGACATCCCACAGTTCCCGGAGTTCAGCCTCGAGGACACCCGGAAGGTCATGCGCGACAACGCACTAGAACTCCTCGGTGACCCCGCGCGCACGGCGCCCGGTGTCTCCGGTCTGGTATCGGCGTAG
- a CDS encoding enoyl-CoA hydratase, giving the protein MTVADSVGTEAVLYEVTDGGVAVITLNRPDRLNSWGADISAGVYASFDRAEADPAVRAIVLTGNGRGFCAGAYMGAVRELGASINEDTDVSKIVGERHPHFLTELRKPVIAAINGACVGIGLTHALMCDVRFAAAGAKFATAFPRRGLIGEYGITWILPRLVGWGASADLLLSGRTFLAEEAAALGLVKEVVAPEDLLTRALEYAEDLARNCSPASMAVIKRQLYGDANDNVMDVSDRAEKLMHESMVRPDLVEGITAFFEKRPPNFPALKEG; this is encoded by the coding sequence GTGACGGTCGCTGACAGTGTGGGAACCGAGGCGGTCCTCTACGAGGTCACCGATGGCGGGGTTGCGGTGATCACCCTCAACCGTCCCGATCGACTGAACTCCTGGGGTGCGGACATCTCCGCCGGCGTCTACGCGAGTTTCGATCGCGCCGAAGCCGATCCGGCGGTCCGGGCGATCGTCCTGACCGGTAACGGACGCGGATTTTGTGCCGGCGCCTACATGGGCGCGGTACGGGAACTCGGCGCGAGCATCAACGAGGACACCGACGTCAGCAAGATCGTCGGCGAACGTCACCCGCACTTTCTCACCGAACTGCGCAAACCGGTCATCGCCGCCATCAACGGGGCGTGCGTCGGCATCGGTCTCACCCACGCGCTGATGTGCGATGTCCGATTCGCCGCTGCGGGTGCGAAGTTCGCCACCGCGTTCCCGCGTCGCGGGTTGATCGGCGAGTACGGCATCACCTGGATCCTGCCGCGACTGGTCGGCTGGGGTGCCTCGGCGGACCTCCTGTTGTCCGGCCGGACCTTCCTCGCCGAGGAGGCCGCTGCGCTCGGGTTGGTGAAAGAGGTTGTCGCACCTGAGGATCTGCTGACCCGTGCACTGGAGTACGCCGAGGATCTGGCCCGCAACTGCTCGCCGGCGTCGATGGCGGTGATCAAGCGTCAGCTCTACGGCGATGCCAACGACAACGTCATGGACGTCAGTGACCGCGCCGAGAAACTCATGCACGAGTCCATGGTCCGCCCCGACCTCGTCGAGGGCATCACCGCATTCTTCGAAAAACGGCCCCCGAATTTCCCGGCTCTGAAAGAAGGTTGA
- a CDS encoding dihydrodipicolinate synthase family protein codes for MAKAAEARDWARGALRGIGDSLYTPFCGTDGDDIDWDAYRYLVRYCVGDLGHQMLWCTSGLAEFWALTLAERKQLLEVAIEEGRRANPDVVVQACTAATSAKYCLELTLHAQQAGADIVYIQTPMMEAHAGEGVLRFFSYIADRTDIALGMFNSPSSGYVLTPDESARIAEAIPAVCATKEGAFRPAASRRLHDLAPYLAVWECDTTVYRAGWLRDGIVCPAQLGTAGYLYETPQRRIFTEYWDLVYADRLIEAMDFGRESGLDQFGVDMGSWFTCYPGRADYFTHWADAFKYAASVLGLPVGDYPHSRPPQAMLPDAAKTQIEAAYRKLGLIDD; via the coding sequence ATGGCAAAGGCAGCCGAAGCGCGGGACTGGGCGCGAGGTGCACTGCGCGGGATCGGTGACTCGCTCTATACCCCGTTCTGCGGAACCGACGGTGACGACATCGACTGGGATGCCTACCGATACCTCGTGCGTTACTGCGTCGGCGACCTCGGCCACCAGATGCTCTGGTGTACCAGCGGTTTGGCCGAGTTCTGGGCGCTGACGCTGGCCGAACGCAAGCAGTTGCTCGAGGTGGCGATCGAGGAGGGGCGCCGCGCCAACCCCGATGTCGTGGTCCAGGCCTGCACCGCGGCGACCTCGGCCAAGTACTGCCTGGAACTCACGCTGCATGCGCAGCAGGCCGGCGCCGACATCGTCTACATCCAGACGCCGATGATGGAGGCGCACGCGGGCGAGGGCGTTCTCCGCTTCTTCTCCTACATCGCCGACCGCACGGATATCGCCCTGGGGATGTTCAACTCACCGTCCTCGGGGTACGTGCTGACACCCGACGAAAGCGCCCGGATTGCCGAGGCGATCCCGGCCGTGTGCGCCACCAAGGAGGGTGCGTTCCGGCCCGCGGCGAGCCGTCGGTTGCATGACCTGGCGCCGTATCTGGCGGTCTGGGAATGCGACACCACCGTGTACCGGGCCGGTTGGCTACGCGACGGCATTGTCTGCCCGGCCCAGTTGGGTACGGCCGGATACCTCTACGAGACCCCGCAACGCCGCATCTTCACCGAGTACTGGGACCTGGTGTACGCCGACCGGCTCATCGAGGCGATGGACTTCGGCCGGGAGTCCGGGTTGGACCAGTTCGGCGTGGACATGGGGTCCTGGTTCACCTGTTACCCGGGCCGCGCCGACTATTTCACCCACTGGGCCGACGCGTTCAAGTACGCGGCCTCGGTGCTGGGGCTGCCGGTCGGGGACTACCCGCATTCCCGTCCGCCCCAGGCAATGCTGCCGGATGCTGCCAAGACCCAGATCGAGGCCGCTTATCGCAAGCTCGGTTTGATCGATGACTGA
- a CDS encoding SDR family NAD(P)-dependent oxidoreductase, producing MDLGFAGAATVVVGGGRGMGFATAQCLAEDGARIAIVGRSQDVLDTAATELGRLGSPEAVGIVADTSDGAQVERAFVEVGERWGELNALINTVGPGAAGNFEELTDDQWQEAFDTGLMGMVRCVRTALPLLRKAEWARIVNFSAHSTQRQSTRLPAYTAAKAAVNSVSKNLSLLLAKDEIMVNVVSPGSISSEALRGWAETVGVDGNDPYALMAAIDEHFGHPAHVPRAGLPSEIGPVAAFLASKRNSYMTGANVNVDGGSDFI from the coding sequence ATGGATCTCGGTTTCGCAGGTGCGGCCACCGTTGTCGTGGGCGGTGGCCGTGGGATGGGTTTCGCAACCGCCCAGTGTCTGGCCGAGGACGGCGCGCGCATAGCGATCGTCGGTCGGTCCCAGGACGTACTCGATACTGCCGCAACGGAGCTGGGTCGGCTGGGATCGCCGGAGGCGGTCGGGATCGTCGCCGACACCTCGGACGGAGCCCAGGTCGAGCGGGCTTTCGTCGAGGTGGGTGAGCGTTGGGGCGAGCTCAACGCGCTGATCAACACGGTCGGCCCCGGGGCCGCGGGCAACTTCGAGGAGTTGACCGACGACCAGTGGCAAGAAGCGTTCGACACGGGCCTGATGGGCATGGTGCGCTGTGTGCGTACCGCACTGCCGTTGCTGCGCAAGGCCGAATGGGCGCGCATCGTCAACTTCTCGGCCCACTCCACCCAGCGGCAGAGCACCCGGTTGCCGGCTTACACGGCAGCCAAGGCGGCCGTGAACAGCGTGTCGAAGAACCTGTCGTTGTTGTTGGCCAAGGACGAGATCATGGTCAATGTGGTTTCCCCGGGCAGCATCTCGTCGGAGGCGCTGCGCGGCTGGGCCGAGACGGTGGGTGTCGACGGTAATGACCCGTACGCGTTGATGGCGGCCATCGACGAGCATTTCGGGCATCCCGCCCACGTACCGCGGGCCGGGCTTCCCAGCGAAATCGGACCTGTTGCAGCGTTTCTCGCATCCAAGCGCAACTCTTACATGACCGGGGCCAACGTCAATGTGGACGGCGGATCGGACTTCATCTAA
- a CDS encoding crotonase/enoyl-CoA hydratase family protein, with the protein MSEVVLRERRGRTLIITINRPEARNAFNLAVVQGLADAMDELDDTPELSVAVLTGAGGNFCAGMDLKAFASGELPYVPGRGAGFTERPPRKPLIAAVEGFALAGGTELVLATDLVVASKVAKFGIPEVKRGLVAGGGGLLRLHQRIPYQKAMELALTGDSFTAEEAAAWGFVNKLTEPGEALDGALELADRITANGPLAVAVTKEIIASSSEWSADEMWKKQGELLGPVFSSNDAKEGAIAFAEKRAPNWTGS; encoded by the coding sequence GTGTCGGAAGTAGTTCTGCGGGAGCGTCGGGGTCGCACGCTCATCATCACGATCAATCGTCCGGAAGCACGCAACGCGTTCAATCTCGCGGTGGTCCAGGGCCTCGCCGATGCCATGGACGAACTCGACGACACCCCAGAACTGTCGGTGGCCGTCCTGACCGGCGCGGGCGGAAACTTCTGCGCCGGCATGGACCTCAAGGCGTTCGCATCGGGGGAACTGCCTTACGTGCCCGGTCGCGGCGCCGGCTTCACCGAGCGTCCACCGCGCAAGCCGCTGATCGCCGCTGTGGAGGGGTTCGCCCTCGCCGGTGGTACCGAGTTGGTCCTGGCGACCGACCTGGTGGTTGCCTCCAAGGTCGCCAAATTCGGTATCCCCGAGGTCAAGCGGGGTCTGGTCGCCGGTGGCGGTGGCCTGCTGCGGCTGCACCAGCGCATCCCGTACCAGAAGGCGATGGAGCTTGCGCTCACCGGTGATAGCTTCACCGCCGAGGAAGCCGCCGCGTGGGGTTTCGTCAACAAACTGACCGAGCCGGGTGAGGCCCTTGACGGTGCGCTCGAACTCGCCGATCGGATCACCGCCAACGGCCCGCTGGCCGTGGCCGTGACCAAGGAGATCATCGCGTCGTCGTCGGAGTGGTCGGCCGACGAGATGTGGAAGAAGCAGGGCGAACTGCTCGGACCGGTGTTCTCCTCCAATGACGCCAAGGAGGGGGCGATCGCCTTCGCCGAGAAGCGGGCGCCCAATTGGACGGGTTCCTGA
- a CDS encoding TetR/AcrR family transcriptional regulator: MEVPAVAKQPTAEKRQRRERGSINPEDIIKGAFELAEQVSIDNLSMPLLGKHLGVGVTSIYWYFRKKDDLLNAMTDRALREFVVATPYVEAKDWRESLANHARTMRKAFMGNPILCDLILIRSALSPRAARLGVQEMETAISGLVEAGLPVEDAFDTYSAVSVHVRGSVVLHRLYEKNRANDNAPGDYEETMVIDPEVTPLLAQVTTEGHRIGAADEKNFEYGLECILDHAAARIAQPTATKSKRK, from the coding sequence ATGGAGGTGCCCGCAGTGGCAAAGCAACCGACCGCTGAGAAACGTCAACGGCGCGAACGCGGGTCCATCAATCCCGAAGACATCATCAAGGGTGCATTCGAACTCGCCGAGCAGGTGTCGATCGACAACCTCAGCATGCCGCTCTTGGGCAAACATCTCGGCGTCGGCGTCACCAGCATCTACTGGTACTTCCGCAAGAAGGATGACCTGCTCAACGCGATGACCGACCGCGCACTCCGCGAGTTCGTGGTCGCCACTCCTTACGTCGAAGCGAAGGACTGGCGCGAGTCGTTGGCCAACCACGCCAGGACCATGCGAAAAGCTTTCATGGGCAACCCGATTCTGTGTGATCTCATTCTCATTCGCTCCGCCCTGAGCCCGCGTGCCGCACGCCTCGGCGTGCAAGAGATGGAGACCGCGATCTCCGGCCTGGTGGAGGCCGGATTGCCAGTCGAGGACGCCTTCGACACCTATTCGGCCGTCTCCGTACACGTGCGCGGCTCGGTGGTGCTGCACCGCCTCTACGAAAAGAACCGGGCCAACGACAACGCACCGGGCGACTACGAAGAGACCATGGTCATCGACCCGGAAGTCACGCCTCTGCTCGCACAGGTCACCACCGAGGGACACCGCATCGGCGCGGCCGACGAGAAGAACTTCGAGTACGGCCTTGAGTGCATCCTCGACCACGCGGCCGCACGGATCGCACAACCGACGGCGACCAAGTCCAAGCGCAAATAA
- a CDS encoding alpha/beta hydrolase: protein MTAVASPDLPAVPSGRSLRAVVAAATTRWTLGCLTGVIPMNRPGVWFSRGLIATIMGTLGSMPDGTRVIPVRRPGLRGEWVIGPGVKFGTRAGYYIHGSAYVICSAHTHRKLVARLSQATGIPFFSVDYRLAPEHRFPAAADDVEAGYRWLLAQGYSASDVVIGADSAGGHLTCDLLLQHADEPGFQPAGVVLFSPLIDLTMALALQQEQVRRDPAMSATAARQLVGLYTAAQNPDQPRLRLDFEKADRLPPMLIQVGEFEMLSADARYLDTEVTRNGGVSTLEVWPAMVHVFQALPRLAPEAATALRRAAGFFSAVLADGRPDTQMEVC from the coding sequence GTGACCGCAGTTGCCTCACCCGACCTGCCGGCTGTGCCCAGTGGCCGTTCCCTGCGCGCCGTCGTCGCGGCCGCCACCACCCGGTGGACGTTGGGTTGCCTCACCGGCGTGATCCCGATGAACCGTCCGGGAGTGTGGTTCTCCCGCGGACTGATCGCCACCATCATGGGGACGTTAGGATCGATGCCCGACGGCACCAGGGTCATCCCGGTCCGCCGGCCCGGACTGCGCGGCGAATGGGTGATCGGCCCGGGCGTGAAGTTCGGCACGCGCGCCGGCTATTACATCCACGGCAGCGCCTACGTGATCTGTTCGGCACACACGCACCGTAAGCTGGTGGCACGGCTTTCCCAGGCCACCGGCATCCCGTTCTTCTCGGTCGACTACCGCCTGGCTCCCGAACACCGATTCCCGGCCGCCGCCGACGACGTCGAAGCGGGCTATCGGTGGTTACTCGCGCAGGGATATTCGGCATCGGACGTCGTGATCGGCGCGGACTCCGCGGGTGGCCACCTGACCTGCGACCTGCTGCTCCAGCACGCCGACGAACCCGGTTTCCAGCCCGCCGGAGTCGTGCTGTTCTCCCCTCTGATCGACCTCACCATGGCACTCGCGCTCCAGCAGGAACAGGTGCGCCGTGATCCGGCGATGTCGGCGACGGCGGCGCGGCAGTTGGTCGGGCTGTACACGGCGGCACAGAACCCGGACCAGCCGCGGCTGCGCCTCGACTTCGAGAAGGCGGATCGCCTGCCACCCATGCTGATCCAGGTCGGCGAGTTCGAAATGCTCAGCGCGGACGCGCGCTACCTCGATACCGAGGTCACCCGGAACGGAGGGGTGAGCACCCTCGAGGTCTGGCCCGCCATGGTGCACGTTTTCCAGGCACTGCCCCGGCTGGCGCCCGAAGCAGCGACGGCGCTGCGGCGGGCGGCGGGGTTCTTCTCCGCCGTGCTCGCGGACGGCCGACCCGATACCCAGATGGAGGTGTGCTGA